The window CGAGGACACGCTGTTTGGATGGGTGAGCGGCGACTTCCCCGAATGGGGCTATTTCAGCTTATCTGAGTTGGAGGGCGTACACGGTCCATTCGGGCTCACCGTAGAACGCGACGTTATGTTCAAACCAGGCAAAATGTCAGTCGTGCAAGAGCATCCGAATTCAGTTTGAAAAGAGAGAAGGATGCAGTAGTAACCATTAAAGAAAGGTGAAATTTATGAGTGAAAATCTATTATTCCATACATCCAAAAGCGGAGTTGACTTTACACTTGAGGCATTTGAGCTGTTACGGGTCTATCCCAACTATTGCATTAGCGACTGGGAGTCAAAAATTGAGATGTACCGCACGGAAAGCGCGACTTTGGCAGGTAGTCAGGAACCGAATACCAAGACAGACAGCCTCATACGGCAAGCCCAGGACGAAATACGGCGAGCGCAGGTAGTTGTCCGTGACCTCTCGGAACTCCATCAAGGGAGACGACGCATGTTCACGGTGAACTTTAAGCGGAAAGCCGAGGTGAACCGCAGGGTGCGCATCGAGCTTGGACTTGCAAAGATTGAAGATAGCCCGCACCTTTATGCGGCTCTCAAGATTGAGATGGAAATGCTTAAAGCGGAGAACCCCTACTTCAGTTTCAAGCGCTTTGTTGACTACATCAACTCGGAAGGGGAGGCAGCGCTATGATCCTTCTTGAAAACACGCGGCTTTATGCTACACAGCCACGAGTTGTCGCCAGAGCGTTGCAACGGTGGTTCTTGAAAATTGACCCACTTGAGCGCGACCAGGAGCATGGCTTTGTGCTCATACTTGACGTGAGAAACCGTGTAAGGGTTGTGGACGTGATTAGCATCGGCATACTCAATGCGTCAATCCTACACCCCCGCGAGGTGTACCGCCGAGCGATCACCCTTGGTGCTGCGAGCATTGTAATTGCTCACAACCACCCCTCGAATGACTGTACTCCATCCGATGAAGACTGCCAGATTACCAATCTTCTTGTTGAAGCTGGCCGTGTCGTTGGGATTGAGCTACTCGACCACATTATCTTCAGCCGCAAGGAGTTTTACTCGTTCAGAGAGCACGATCTTATCGAGCCGCGAAGGTGAAAAGTGGACTAAGACGTTGAGGCCCAATCTTTAGCAGTAAGCAGAGCACGAAGGGCCAGTGCTAAAAGTGATGAAGGGGGTGATATACACCATGAAATTATTACCTGAAAATATACGTGCTCAGATCCCACCGCTCTACGCAACTGAGAACGAGAAAGACCCGATTGTCCAATGTAAGTTCTTTTGCCCGTGGAACAGCTGGACATGGTATGTGCTTGAAGGTGATGACACGGAATATGAAGACGCAGGAACGGAAAAGTTTGCTAGCGATTATATTTTCTTCGGATGGGTTAACGGAGATGCTGACGAGTTTGGATATTTCAGATTGTCAGAACTTGAAAGTGCTCAAGGCCCTTATGGACTTTCGATAGAACGCGACATCGGCTTTGAGCCATGCAAATTATCTGTAGTAAAGGAGCATTCATTTGGAGTGTTTGAAAGGAGGTGAATAACTATGAACGTCAATTTAACGAACGAGCAACTTGACTTGCTCATAAGTATGGTACGCCCTGAACTTGCCAAAAAAGAACAGGGCTTTATCAAGCGATGGCTTGGATGGGGAGACAAAGAAGAGCCGACTATGGCCGGTCTGATGAAATACGCGGAGCGATTTATCCGACTTCATCTTTCTGGCCTAACCAACGGCTCATTCTCAGGGGAGGGTGAATCCCTGGAAATGACTATAACATTTCGACCCAAAAAAGAAAAGCCCACAACTTGAGATAAGAGAGAAGAAAGCTGGAGTGCAACCAGCTTTTTTCTTGCCCTTATTGTGATAAAAATCACTAGTTGAAAGATGTCTTAAGACAATCCTTTGTTGACGTTACCTCTGAAGCACTGAGCTTCCCAGGAGCGCCATGTAGCTAGCTGTGTAATTAGTAGGGATTGGTATGTAGCGCCGGGCATAGGCGAGCTGAGAAGGCGAGAGGTGGCTTGTTAATGCCGATTCGATAGAGTACAGAGTGCTGGTGTTTCAAAGAGGAGCGAATATCAGGCGCAACTCTCGTACCTCGCGGCTTATATCTGGTGAGCCGCATACCGTACTTCATATAACTATTTGCGGTGGGGAATGGGAGCGTAAATGCCTACTCCATCTTCATCTAAACTTCTACTTGCCGGCTGACCAAGTCTACAGCCTTCTCTCACACACTTCCATAAGTCATCGTTTATATCTTGATATATATCATATTCTCTACGATAAATGTGGTCACCGGTCCAGATGAAACCTTTCTCCTGTGCTGTTTCAGGAGTTAATTGCATATCAACAGGAATATGCTCTACGTTCTTCTTCTTCATTCTGACATTGTAACATGATGTATCAATTATCATCGCTGCTTTCTAGGGTACGTGGACTATTGTGTCCCTTACTACCCGACTTACCGGTCTTAGGGTCATACCAATCATGCTGATGGCGTGGTGAACTATATGGCCCTTTGGTATAATATCTGTCCCACTGGTCACGTCCGCTCGTCTCGTTCATATATAGCATCCCTATCTGATTTCTAAAACGTGGTATACTGGTTCCACGATTGTACGCAACGCTTCGCCCAAGTACGGGTGTGCCACTTTGTGAGGTGCGGTATGGCTCCTATTCCTGAAGATATCACCGCCTTTCTGGCTGAACCCCATGATTCACGCGAGTATCGACGCGCACTCGCAGTAAAACTCGCGCTGCTCGGGTATTTGTATGCAGCGATTAGTGAGATGTTGGATGTCACCCTGGGTTTATTAGCCAGGCAAAGAAAGCCTATGCGCAGTATGGAGTAGATGGATTTACCTTGAAGTATCAAGGGATGCAACCCTATCTGTCGCCTGAAGAACGACAATCCGTGCTTGATTGGTTGCAAGATCAACAAGAATGGTCTGTCGCACTCCTCCAAACGCACATCGAAACAACCTATGGCATCGTGTTTCAATCGCAGCAAAGCTATTACCAACTGCTCGATGAGGCAAAAATAACGTATAAAAAAGCCCAGCACACGAATCCTCGGCATGATGCTGCGCTGGTTGCCGCAAAAAAAGAAATCCTTGACTTTTTGACTGCACACGCGGCGGCCATTGCGGATGGGAGCCTGGTGGTGGTGTTTGTGGATCAGTGTCATGTCCTCTGGAACGATGCGTGTGGCTATGTTTGGGGGCCACGGGGCGAACGAATCAGCATTCCAATGACGAATTTTCGCGAGCGACAAACCTACTACGGGGCCATTGAATTGTGTACAGCAGACATATGCGCAATTCCAACGGATACGGCAAATGGTGATTGGACGATGATTTTTGTCGAGTATGTGCGGGAACAATTCCCAGGGAAACGGATCGTCCTCATTTGGGATGGTGCATCCTATCATCGCGGTACAGAAATGCAAGAATACCTCGAAGGTGTCAATTACAAGCTGCCAAAAGACGAATGGAGCGTCCACTGCATCCTTTTCGCACCGAATGCGCCAGAGCAAAACCCAATGGAAGATGTTTGGTTAAAAGCCAAGCAATATGTACGAAAACACTGGCGGGAATGCATCAATTTTCAGGCAGTTCTCAACTTATTTGAGGAAGCATTGAATACGCTCTCGTTCAAATTCGAAAAGCTCCGTATGTATATGCCAAGTTTACAACTCATTTAGGATTACTATATTCGCTTTGCTTACGCGCTTCACGCTCATTACGCTTGCGCTCTTCTGCTATTTTGTGGCGATCAGATGCATCGCTGATTATATAAACCCAATGTAGGGCCTGCTGATATAAACCAGATGCATCCTGATTTGCCCAAGCTCGCTCACAATCCGCCTTAAACGAATCAACTGCCGCATTAACATTTGGTCGCTCTGATGACCAAGGAGGTACATGGTACTTCTTTATTTCACTGTAAAAGTAGTCTTTCGCTTGTTTACTTTGAGCTATAACTCTGTCGCGTTGTTCCTTCTCGCGATTCCAACGCGCATACATCTCTTGTTTTGCTTGTTGAAATTCGTCGAATGTACCGTAGAAGTTTGATTTATCTGGTAAGGTCCAATCTTTCTTACCATATTTACGCTCCCATTCCCACTCCTGCTGTCGGCGCTGTTGTTCCATTCTGATTTCAAAATCCACGGTAGGTTTCCAGGCTTGGTACTCGTCATAATCTCCATAATGTCGTCGGCCTTTGTACTCACGCCATTTTGGGTTATAACGCTGTGGCATGCCAGTCCTCCAGACTTCACATGAAACCATCTGCCGCCGAGGTACTAGATGAAACGATGCAGATTTAGGAAAAGTTGCACCGCCACAGCGCCCATGTTTCGAAGGCTGGCGGTGTAGGTCGAAGGCTCCGATCCTCACCCCTAAGCCTAGGGGTATCTTAATCGCGCACCTTGCACTCACCGACATGGCACTGCTAAGTGGTGCCTGTAAAGTGGGAAAGAGTAGGGCACATGTTCTCTTTCGGTAAAGATGGCCTGTAACACTTTACAAAAAGCGTGTGAAAATAGCGTAAGTAGTGCCAAATCACCTGCTTAAATACCTGCTTTAACTCCTGCTTTTCAATAAAGCAGGTTGGCCTATCAATGCAGTATGCTGTCACTTGCTTCGGCATCGAGCCTCGCAAGCGACCCAGAGGGAAGAAATCAAGCCGCTCATACCCCTCCGTCCTTCGCCTTCGGCTCGACCGTCGGGGCAATCGCACCTTGATGCGCCGTCGGACTCACTGCGGCCATCCTTCATGTGCTTCTTGCTTCGTTTTCCCACTTCGTGGGGTAAACTAGCGGCGCACATTCGGCTGTCCTTGCGAGTCCGACTCCATCCGTCCACCTTCAGCCCGTGTTTTCATCATCCTCTAAGAAAAACTGACTGGCAAAAACTGTGAAAAGATAGATGCTTTCTCGTCCTATAGGAAA of the Candidatus Kouleothrix ribensis genome contains:
- a CDS encoding DUF2958 domain-containing protein, whose protein sequence is MELLPKNIRARIPQLYTTEHLSDPTAQVKFFAPWNHWTWFVTEFDGEDTLFGWVSGDFPEWGYFSLSELEGVHGPFGLTVERDVMFKPGKMSVVQEHPNSV
- a CDS encoding JAB domain-containing protein, whose translation is MILLENTRLYATQPRVVARALQRWFLKIDPLERDQEHGFVLILDVRNRVRVVDVISIGILNASILHPREVYRRAITLGAASIVIAHNHPSNDCTPSDEDCQITNLLVEAGRVVGIELLDHIIFSRKEFYSFREHDLIEPRR
- a CDS encoding DUF2958 domain-containing protein, with the translated sequence MKLLPENIRAQIPPLYATENEKDPIVQCKFFCPWNSWTWYVLEGDDTEYEDAGTEKFASDYIFFGWVNGDADEFGYFRLSELESAQGPYGLSIERDIGFEPCKLSVVKEHSFGVFERR
- a CDS encoding IS630 family transposase, encoding MSQAKKAYAQYGVDGFTLKYQGMQPYLSPEERQSVLDWLQDQQEWSVALLQTHIETTYGIVFQSQQSYYQLLDEAKITYKKAQHTNPRHDAALVAAKKEILDFLTAHAAAIADGSLVVVFVDQCHVLWNDACGYVWGPRGERISIPMTNFRERQTYYGAIELCTADICAIPTDTANGDWTMIFVEYVREQFPGKRIVLIWDGASYHRGTEMQEYLEGVNYKLPKDEWSVHCILFAPNAPEQNPMEDVWLKAKQYVRKHWRECINFQAVLNLFEEALNTLSFKFEKLRMYMPSLQLI